The genomic interval ttttacctttgaagcgtgccctcgcaaaatcctgctcgtccaaggtacgtgtcggatctccaaagtatcaaggtagatacttctctagtgatatccacacgaacaaggagtactctctagcactcaaggatggagaagaaagaccccaagtgtgctagcactctctctagggctctcggatgggaatggaagaagaaaggaaagcaaagaagagaatacaatacactcctctaaaaatattacctttcttcttagacttcttggattaactcactcaccCACCTTCTTCCACCATGAAAGTCACGGCAACAACcagccaagagagggaagaagcaaggaagaagaagatacaattaCCACACAATCAATCCACCAAATGAAAAACCTCTCCTCATTAGTGTGTGggcggccacacaatgtaacctccccattaatgtggccgaccacattaaaaccaagaggaaggtgtaacccccatgaggtggcatgtctcatgaggtggaggtgatgtggcaaggatgagtcatccttatgatgtggcaatacatcaagtcaaacttgatgtttcaacttctacttggtcaagtcaaacttgaccaattgtcttccttgttgagttaaatccaacctttgattcaagtcaatttcaatttaatgaatctcaattcattaatataaattgactcaattaatcaaatttaaattagactcattcaacaattgaatctaatcgagtctaactcaataagtctaatttgaatccaatcgttggtgcatcatatgaacctaatccaattggttcatcatatgaacctaatctccatccacttgttctttgtgtgtgacccaataggttcttgtaacgttggcaatgtttctaaactcctttagaaacataagcaatgagcggcatctagcaatacatcattgctacccaagttacaagaaatgtcgagatccaacatcaccttgtgactactaattgtgactcctcacaatatgtggcattgtccttctatcctagacatctagattgatcaatgtgaggcatagaccgtgtcattctctaatcaatctaaatcttgaactccaagtagactcactcgatcaaatgagctcaacatctaatgttgactcatttgggcatggccatgtacttcgtggtctaactctatcaagaatattgatgtcgctcccgtcatatgggagagatagatcccatctacatcactcacacccctctgcataatttgttacatacccagtaatcgcctttatagtccaccctgttacgggtgacgtttgacgaaaccaaagtacataactccttatgtagggatccatggtgacttcaggtctaaggactaatagtcatactaatagccacatgagaaagtatatgacactcatataacgatccatgatactttctcatggcgggtcattcagtatacattctccaatgtatacccatgtgtcagcttgatatctctatatccatgacttgtgagatcaagtcatcgagatgacctacatgctagtcttattgcattaacattgtccctgaatgttaatactcgactaggaatgatttagagtagtgttccctatatcatctcactatcgattcaactaatcgattgatataggtatgaatcttctactcaaggacattattatacttagtctatttgacactaatacaaataagtataataaccaaacaaatgcctttattaatatacaagaatatgatacaatgagtccatacaatcatcaaatgattagctctagggctctaactaacagagatagccagccggacttgGCCGACTGGCAAAACTTCGTTACCGGTGAATCCGTAGagggggttgtcatcggcagcaactTGGCTCGGTCGATTTACAATTGGTCAAATGCCTTccagaagattatgttgaccgagctgcctgtttcaataaagatgcggtgaatagtgtagttagctattaccgctcggatgatgagggcgtcatcatgcgggacttcgactccttcgaggtccctaggcccaaagctgatctcagGCCTGTTCGCCCgctcttgactgcagccgaccgcatggatcgtgagttgccttgcatgcgccttccgtgccctgttggagtcgcctcTAGTCGGCCCTCTggcaatgatgttgatttcacccctcgacgcattgcctcgattttcctcctcccgagcggatggtcggggtcGTTCATGCGATGCCCGAGGAATGACCCTGTGCTGCTAGTCATGTTGCCGTTCGGGGGATTTTCTTTCTACACGCCGACCAATGCTCTGGTGTTGATGTCGCCTGTCCGGCGAAGGCGATCGACAGCGATAGCTCCTTGGCGTAGGATGAGTGATtcgggggaggctccgacagtcccGGGTGTTGTGAGTCGCTGACTGATGaagtgaacaaaacatgggagtccataccttccccctggGCTTAGGTCGATCGGCCGCTACTTGTTGAACAGCGTGCGACCTTGCTTGCTAATGAGGACGAGCTATCTCTATGCGGGGTCCTCTTggtggttgataattggaaggcgGATTCCGCTCGGCGTGGGCTGGTGGCTCAGCTGGTGCTTCCTTTTTTCTCGCCAtctgagcttcttccacgttgatgtactcgttggctttgttcagcatgtggtcgtagctgcgaggcggctttcggataagcgatcggaagaattcaccgtccacaagcccctgtgtgaacgcgttcatcatggtttccgaggtgaccgttggaatgtccatggccacctggttgaagtgttggatgtaagctcggagcgactccttcgcgccttgcttgatggtgaacagactgacgctggtcttctggtagcgtctgctgctcgcgaagtgatggaggaatgccatacggaactctttgaagcttgtgatctaTCCGTCCGGCAActtccggaaccatcgttgcgccgatcccgagagggtggtgaggaacacctgGCACTTCACatcatctgtatattgatgcaatgtagctgtgttgtcgaacttacccaaatggtcgtccgggtcggtggtcccgttgtattccccgatcgtcggGGGTGCGTAATGCCGTGGTAGTGGGTCGCGCAGGATTGCCTCGGAGAATTTTCTATTGATCCGCTCGTGGGACGCGTCTGTCCGTGGCGCCTTGCCCTTCTTTGCATCGCGGAGGAGCGCCTCATCGGACGAAGAGCCCCGGTCGAGGTTGGCCTGCGCGACTTCCGAGGGCATTTGGAACAAAGTTTGATGGAATGGTATCGGGGCGGGTGGAGCTTCCACCTGAGTGTCGGTCGGGCCCTTGTTCTAGCCCCATATCGAGAGCTGCTCCGGCCGGTCTTCTGGCGCCGCCCGACCGTCTGATGCCGACGTTGCCTGTTGCGCTATCCGCTCGGCTTGAGCATTTTGCTGCTGCTCGACTATCTTGGTCGCCCGCGCTTGGATGAGCGCGTCTAGTTCTTCGGGAGAGAGTGTCACcgtgagttggcgtccagcttcttccatcgtctttgctcggattcaggtgcgttcccacagacggcgccaatttgatcctgtccgagctctGAGTCGACGGGCGCTGGGGACATGGCACTCTCCGCTGTCCTTTGGTGTTGAGGTGGACCTCCGGTGAatctgcaaagaagccgagccgggaggggtttcccggcgacgaccctccgacgctcaagtcaggcaacgaaaaAGAAGAGTAACGTTACTAtggctacagtgatcaagattgcataccttcgtcgaagtctgggggtccttatataggaccccagggaggcgcgggcacccttctcgatgcatgcacgcttccccaaacatacctcagtagggttgtgtcagaaaagcatgtctgacgccattccgcaatcgtccgagcatatcccggatgtgacggtggaaacttccaccgtacgatactctgtcctctTTGGCCGCCGAccgtgctgtttgtcggcggcaggtgtctcgaggatgaagttatcagctgtcctttttgtctcctagcgctcttgTCTGCTCCCGGaccgagcggaccagccgctcggtGCTCATGGCCTCCGAGAATGCACATACCTCAgcccgggcggggaagccctgctcgtgtgctcgaatggaattgcgccttattgttctgccgctcggccgagcggcctgtccgcccgGCCATAGACTCTTTtatcttgagcatcggaaacccgacctctggtcgggctgtctttcgtccggtccgggagacccTTGGCCGGATGTTCGGTCGGCCGGATGCTTGGTTGGCCCGCCAGTCCGCTCGGCGTGACATCTATCCGCTCGGCCTGACcctggggttgaccctcttgaccattgacctccatgtgtcattgacctccagccaacgagggtcccccgtccttaccaccggatcacatagCATCATCACTAAAGCGACCATTAATTTCTTGCAACTGTGAATCTATCGAAGCATAAAAGAGGTCTATTCGATAATGATGTTCAATGGTGAAATTGTCTTGATGAGCACGCCCTCGACTTCGTTTATTAATATACGGAGCATTGAAATCAGGAATGTCAATATTTTGAAGTTCACAAAAGGATTTCACTTTTACAAGCAAATCATCCCACTTGTTATCCCTCATCTGTTGAAGTAAATTCTTAGTAGATAATACAAGCTCCATTGCATTTATAATATCCTGAGACTTACTTTGTAAAGTCCGACAAAGAATATCTGTGATCCCCATAATCTCTTTCATAAGATGCAAGATGAATACAAGATTAAAGGAAGTCATTTCATCATAAACAGTTGTTGCATCTGCTCGTTGAGAAGGAAGCCCATCATCCATAATCTTGAGCAATACCGTACACGATGCACTAAACATCTTAATAAGGCCTTTCAATGATCTCAAATGAGAA from Zingiber officinale cultivar Zhangliang chromosome 6B, Zo_v1.1, whole genome shotgun sequence carries:
- the LOC121990938 gene encoding uncharacterized protein LOC121990938; its protein translation is MRGEFNGLQALIIKDCKSTYYVHCFAHRLQLALVAAAKNVTPIHQFFDRLTFIVNIVGSSCKRNDELKNAHADDIAYLIINELETGHGLNQIGTLQRAVDTPWSSHLRSLKGLIKMFSASCTVLLKIMDDGLPSQRADATTVYDEMTSFNLVFILHLMKEIMGITDILCRTLQSKSQDIINAMELVLSTKNLLQQMRDNKWDDLLVKVKSFCELQNIDIPDFNAPYINKRSRGRAHQDNFTIEHHYRIDLFYASIDSQLQEINGRFSDDAM